In a genomic window of Oncorhynchus keta strain PuntledgeMale-10-30-2019 chromosome 28, Oket_V2, whole genome shotgun sequence:
- the LOC118378130 gene encoding U6 snRNA-associated Sm-like protein LSm5 yields the protein MAATPATNPSQLLPLELVDKCIGSRIHIVMKNDKEIVGTLLGFDDFVNMVLEDVTEFEITPEGRRITKLDQILLNGNNITMLIPGGEGPEV from the exons ATGGCAGCCACTCCAGCGACAAATCCGTCACAGTTGCTCCCACTTG AGCTCGTGGACAAATGTATAGGTTCCCGAATCCATATCGTCATGAAGAACGACAAAGAAATTGTTGGCACCCTGTTGGGTTTCGATGATTTTGTCA ACATGGTGCTTGAGGACGTGACAGAATT TGAAATCACACCGGAGGGAAGGAGGATCACCAAACTGGATCAGATACTGCTCAATGGCAACAACATCACCATG CTCATACCTGGAGGAGAAGGGCCCGAAGTATGA